A genomic window from Scophthalmus maximus strain ysfricsl-2021 chromosome 17, ASM2237912v1, whole genome shotgun sequence includes:
- the tmed1a gene encoding transmembrane emp24 domain-containing protein 1a, whose product MHGDRRMMNVSALLCLLAFVTLTVDLTLSLGPNQDTEFTFLLPAGGTECFYQTTTRKDSFEVEYQVIAGSGLDVGFALISPTGHRLVSDFRRSDGIHTVSPTEDGDYRLCFDNSFSKLYEKIVFFGVIMTPNSQSGTSRGQDEWVDMVMTENTVEYQLEDIRARMDSVYQRLERSRQVLTSLRASEARDRFLLEDNLWRVSFWSCLNMLVMLTVAAAQIYTVQRLFDDTKRTHT is encoded by the exons tctgtttgctGGCATTTGTCACTCTCACTGTAGACTTAACTTTGTCTTTGGGGCCAAATCAAGACACGGAATTTACATTTCTGTTACCTGCCGGCGGCACCGAGTGTTTTTACCAAACCACCACGAGGAAGGACAGCTTTGAAGTTGAATACCAG GTGATAGCCGGGTCTGGTCTGGATGTCGGCTTCGCCCTCATCTCCCCCACGGGACACCGGCTGGTCTCCGACTTCAGGAGATCTGACGGCATCCACAC GGTGTCTCCCACAGAGGATGGAGACTACCGGCTGTGTTTCGACAACAGCTTCAGTAAACTGTACGAGAAGATCGTGTTCTTTGGGGTGATCATGACGCCCAACAGCCAGAGCGGCACAAGCAGAGGCCAAGATGAGTGGGTGGACATGGTCATGACAGAGAACACGGTGGAGTACCAACTGGAGGACATCCGG GCGAGGATGGACTCTGTGTACCAGCGACTGGAGAGGAGCCGTCAGGTCCTGACCTCGCTGCGGGCCTCTGAGGCGCGGGACCGCTTCCTTCTGGAGGACAACCTGTGGCGGGTGTCCTTCTGGTCCTGCCTCAACATGCTCGTCATGCTCACCGTCGCCGCCGCGCAAATCTACACCGTGCAGCGTCTCTTCGACGACACCAAGCGGACCCACACCTAG